AATAAACCAGCAAGAACTCATGAACGTTCACAAGGCTTTTCACCAGCTCAAAAAGAGAATAAATTTATGCATTCCCATGATTAATTCAACTATCAATTTTTGGGATGTTAGCAAAGCTTCATATATATCTGCACACAGAAGtatcatttatatataatttattgcaCAAAAGGAAACGATGTTTGGTCCATTACCTAACGACATTCGTGTCGCCAATGTGGCCCTTCAAGTCTGGCAATCGAGGAAGAGAGCAGGAAGAAAGAAAACCGAACAGCTGTGATTTTAGTAGGGAAGCAGCTTGATGAAGGCTTTGTTCGGTATCACGAGAAAAATCCAAGTTCCTGCGAGATCAATAAGAGTTGACACCTCGGGATATCTGGCGACATCCAATCGTCACCCCTGGTAAGATAAACAGTTAAAAGAGAGTCAATAGCAAACATCAGTAACTTGGTACTGATCATGAACATCATATAGAAGTTGTGGAAGAAAAAGACACAAGTCCAGACGATAGTATACTTAATGCAAGCTCCACTCGGACATCCATCCAGAGGTTTGTTGGCCACCTCAATGTGGAAGCTGACGACTCTGGTGATGTGGTTGAATGTACTCTGCGAATGGCTGCCAAGAAGGAGCGTTCTCCAATCTCATTAATTGAGAGAGAGAAATCCATGTCCAATATCTGGTATCCTGAAAACCAAGAAAAGAATGGCCTGCACCTTGGGCCATTCTCACTTGCAATTTACTCTCGAATAGTGAATACAATGTTTCATCCGTAGTTGTCTTAATCTTCggagaaataaagaaaaaaaaaaagataaaattaattattagctAAAACCGAGATACAATTACAGCAATTTTTTGTCTCTCTTTTTGCCGTCATATCCTCAAGGGTTGGTTCCCTCGTTTTGTTTGCCCCAGCTCTGAATTTAACTTCTGATGTGCTTTCGCATTGGCAGTCTCTTGGAATGGGTTTGGCCCACCAAAAGATTGTTGGGACTTCCTCAACTTCTTCCTCTTGCCTTGGTCGTATTCCTCATCCCTGAGATGATTTAAAAATCAGGAAAAAGAAATTGAAGAAAGAGCAGCTGCAGCAGATTGCATGTCAATTCAAGTGAGTTAATTCATGTATGAAGTAATAGCATGAAATTTAATTCGACCGCAAGAAGCTGCAGGGTAAGAATGCATGACCATTAGTTGGAATCGAAAGCCAATGCCCACAGAAACTTGTTAGGATGACCGGTTCGGATGACTATGAAGAATGGAAAGTGCTAACCCATTCCAAGCAAAGTATTGTCAAGGTCGACAGATGAATCCAAAGACAGACATCGGTAGTGCACTTATCAAAGATGTTGGACTCTGAACCgagaatatattttttaacatCAAATCAACCAACCATTTAGCTTTTCTTAAAAGTAAAATATGGAAGAAACCAGTCACATATTGTGCAAGTATATCTTCACATCATCATTTTTGTTAATAGCTATTGACAGTTGGAAACCAAAGATCAGCTATAGTTTACTGGCCATCCTCAAGGTCCATGGAAGGGCTATCAATTTTTAAATGTTTGAGTCTTcacaaacaaaaaaaacaaaaaaaaaattgaagtaacATAAACAATGAACAAACATATAAATTCAACAAGGACACTGAAGCTGTCTGGGACCTGATTTGAGGTTTAAATTAGAACCTACAGAAACAGTTGATTATATAGAATACAATGGCACTTTCCATAGGTTATTTCAAGATATCTATTTTctgatattataatatatatgacaAGTTAACAATGCTAGCCATCTCGAATATATCTTTCAGCATCGTTCTTGTTCATGTCTTTTCAAAGCTAGTTATTCCTACACTTGTGCTGACAATAGTGATCTATGAAGAAAGGTAAACCATCAGACGAATTATTGTCAGCAAGCAAGACCATAGCAATGACAAGCATTTTTAAAAGCAGAGACTTGAAGTCCCAGGGGCCATGCAAGTAGACAAACGTCTTTTCTAGATTTGGTTAAAGGTATGCATAATAGAAGCTAACTAAGATTAGTGCAAATTACACTAAAAGAATTGATTTATGAGGAACAGTATTATGGCTATTTTGATTATTCTATGTCAATCCCGAAACTATTAACAGCTCAAGACTTTACATATTGGTCTTCATTCATCACTTTATTGAAGAAATCCACAAGCATGCGATCATACATTTAGGTTCCAGATACTCTTTTGAATGATAAAGTGACTATAATTTAGGATCTACTTGTAAGGTATAACAGTAGAGCATGTTTTGTTGATCACCATAAATATCATGCAGAAGTGAAGGAAAGAGCCTTACCATTCATCCAATACATATCCAATGCTGGTATTTCTTGAGCTTTCTGGCCCATTTTCCAATTTAGGCAATTCTACATCATCCCATCTTGAAACTGCATCCCCAATGTGGCAAATGATTAGTAAGCAACAACAATTATAAGAACAAAAAATGTAATGGCTGACAAGTAAAACCAGATATTGCAGATATTCACCAGTAGTTTCTTTCAACTCCCCCATCAGCAGGTTCATAAAATCATGATGGATACCTTTGTCATCTGTATACGTGGCTCTCGAGCTAAGCAATTTTTCTGCAGAACTCAAGCATATTCTTGGTAACCCAAAATTATCAAGTGTTACATTCTTATTAGTATTCTTCGACTTATCACCTCTATTGGTAGAACTAAGTGATTCACCATTGCAATAGTTCCCACTCTTCACCATTTTGGAATTATTGTCTTCTACCAGTCCAGATCGGCAGTGTTTCTCATGACAATGCTCACGTACAGTGGCCTCAGAAGTGGATGCAGCCAGATCATTTGTGTTGATATCATCAGGAATATCTTTTAGCAATATTTTATAACTTGAAGGCTGTTTTTTGCTTTTCCTAACTTTCTTAATCTTGTGCAGAtttaaagaagcaaaaaatatatGGTTCCGGCCAAAACAAATGCCTCTTAACGGACGCTTAGCAATCTTCTTTGGCTTCAGCTGCTTTAAATTGTCTATTCTGCTGTTGTCTTTAAAAGTATCCTCCTGAACAAAGCTGTTTGCAGTGTCTAGTCTCTTTGGCAAATTAACCAACCTTGGCTTCTCCTGCTTATGAAGGTTTTCCACATGGGATAGCATGCTAGATGAGCACCACTCATTGTGATGAGTGGTCTAGCCAAGCAAACAAGGAAAACATTAATACTCAAAATAGCAAAAAACAGGATCTCGAAGAAAAAGTACAACAAAACTATACCAGATTTCCCACTGGTGCTCTGCCATTTGCTTCCTTCCTAGTAAATCCATTTAAAAGTTTGATTTTTCGATTTTCTTCAGGTATGCCATTTACTGCATTGCAAAGCATATCGTGCATCTGCAAAATTCCTTTTTCAGCATCATTGTCCTGAGATTGGATAAGGTGACAAGTCAGACAAAGTGCGGCTGCACACAACCAGCATCTGGCATAAGTAACATGAAACAGTTTTGAAGTTACCTTAGCCATATGTCTTTCTTTGAGAAGTTTGTTTTCATGTTTCTGAGACTTCGGGCGAGTGCAGCTAGAGTTATTCAGCACAGCAATAACCCCAACTGACTTCACCTCTTCATTAGTGCTCCCGGATATTTGACCTCTTTCACCATCTGATTGATGACTTCCAAGGATAAAAGTAGCATCAATTCTACAAGTGGCTTTAGCTTCCTCCACCATGAAATCTTTTCTCATCACCTGAAGGGTTACAGATGTTGATGTTGTTTGCTGTAATCCTTCTGGCAAGGAATCTCCATCTGGTTGCAAAGTGGACGTTTCTCTTCCTATTGCCTCTCTGTCAATTTGCACTTCTGGAACTTCATTCAAAGCAGGGGTTTTACTTTTTTGCAAAGTCAAAATTGTTTGAGGCAAAGGGTGAAGTGACAAAGTGTCCTTTACTGAACCAGATTGAACATTGGTGTTACAAGTTCTGACACAATTCTTAACTGCCCCATTTAGGGCCAAGGATGATTCAGAAATCAGTTTCCTTTCAGTAGCATTAGCAGAAATGTTATCTTTGTGGACCATATTGACTGATCCCTTTGGCAAAGAAGTTCTGTCACGGACATAAAATAGCATATATGCTTTCTGTGCTAATACAGTCTTTTCACTGACCTGGCCAACCTGCAAATCAATGTTTGACAGAATCAACAGAGGAACACAATTGttaatagaaaaagcatatcaaaaATGAACTTTCATCAATGACCAGTAGGAAAATCTGCATAATGTATGCTGATTAATGCTCTGCAATTAATTTATCTTTCTTGTATTATCTGTTAGTATCCTCTATATTCAAGTGCTTTCAATGTGCATTTTCCAAATACCTACCTAAGAAAAACATGCTTCTTCCTTCCACCCCATGATGAGTAGGAAAATCTGCATAATGTATGCTGATTAATGCTCtgcaatcaatttatctttcttgTATTATCTGTTAGTATCCTCTATATTCAAGTGCTTTCAATATGCATTTTCCAAATGCCTACCTAAGAAAAACATGTTTCTTCCTTCCACCCCATGACCCAAGAAAAATCTGCATGACGTATGCTGATTAATGTTCTGCAATTAATTTATCTTTCTTGTATTATCTGTTAGTATCCTCCATATTCAAGTGCTTTCAATATGCATTTTTCAAATACCTTCCAAAGAAAACATGTTTCTTCCTTTCACCCCATGAAAGGAAGAACAGCAAACAAACGTCAAAAAGCACCATATGAGAGTTTCTTCCATCAGGAAGGAGATCAGATAAACCTGTTCTAATGTTGAATGTCCATTGCAAAAGTACATAATATAGTCATCCAAACTTAACTTTCTCTGTTATCAGTTTATCTACAGAATTGCATGTATATAACAACACATCATCAAACACAGTAAATAATAAGACCTGGTTATCATCAAGAGAATGCCACATGCCACTTGAGGTGCGAACATAACAAAAGTAGTGTCCAGAGTGGGTACTCCAACCCGCATGCACCAAGACACCATAAAGGGTGTATTTTACATCTCCACCCTGCAAAATATCAAGAATGGATAAATAATAAGATCTAAACAGAAATATTTAGCATTTTTATAAAGGAAGAATCACTACTTAAATATTTACACACATGTTGATCACTGAGGAAAGGTTTCAAGTCAAGAGTGGGCTCAAAATCCACTTTTTTGTCGATCTTCTGACCAGGAACATAAGAACTAAAACGTTTGAGATGGATAGTGAGAACATATGGGGCCTTGTGAATAGTAAGTTGCTTTAAGGCCCTAACTTTCTCCTTGCAGTGCTGGCACTGGTACTGCCTCTCACCTCCATCTAATTGCTCGACAGCAGTGAAATGTGTAAGTGCCTTCCACAAAGAATCAGCCTTTGCTATTTCAAGGCTCAAGTCTACGAAGGGATCAAATTTACTGGAAGAGTAGGAACACTGTGTGCATTTAACCTGCAAAAAAAAAAGTGCATTGTCTTGTAACTTACAGGTATTTCAAGTTTTCAACAATCCAAAGGGAACGAGACAAAAGACAATAAGAACAGATCCTCAATGGCTGACTTTGATATAAACATAAAATGAGAACGGAGGTGAAATTTAAAGCAGACATTGGTGAGAATGGTTACCAATGTACTTTTTGAACAAAATATGAAGGCCATCTTTTACACTTGGGTTTCACCAAAGTTTGTAAAACCCACAGTTGTCATCATTAAACATTATGTTCTAGTTCTTTATAATCAAAGACCATCTTTTAAACCACAGTTGTCTCATTAAACATTAAGTTATATTAGGTTTTACAATCAAAGTCGGCATATTTTTTGGCATAACCTCCTAATGCTCTGGAAACCATATATGTGTttttggaagagagagagagagagagagagagagagagagagagattgtttgTAAGCTAAGGGATTCTCCCAGATAGGCTTTAGTATGCACAAAATCATGCCTCAGGAACAATTCATGGCTAAGGTCACATCGCATTCTTCAAGCATGCAATCTCTAAGTTCACCAATTACTCAAGAAGTTTTGCCATAATGGACTTTTATAAATGAGACTTCAAATGTCCAAAAACAAATTCTCCGTTCAAAGGAATAGTAACATTGACATTACAGACTGGATTTGTTTGCTTAGATTTTCCTTTCAGGTGAAGTGTCTCCTAAGACAATTAGATCCTTTATCTAATACCAATAAATAAGCATTAAAATTGCATATTTATAATTGCAAATCCATAGAGTTACCTGGCTCCTGAGATGGCCACCAAATATCTTGTGCACCAAACTTTTCTCATAAGCACCAGGCGACTCACTTGGGACTCCGGATGGTAAACAACATTTATGCATGGATTCAAGCAAGTTAACCATGTATTCATGTGCATCCTCTTGTCTGGAATTACGAAAATTGCGTGATATGCCTAAGATGGAGTTAAGGTTTGCCATTTTAAACTAAAAAACAGAACAACAAGGTCACTATCTAAGatgttaatttaaaattaaataatcattGAATCTGGTGGTtgaacaaaataataattttattagagGAAACATTTTGTAGAGAAGTTGTAATAACTGTGCAGCATAATAAGGATACAACGCAAGTTCTTGACAAGATGAGAAGGTGATAATATCTTTCCATTTGACTGTAAAGCAGTGATGACATGATTCTGAAGAGCGCACATTGCACAAAATCCAGCTGTATGACCTATGGACAAAAAATTGAAGACATTTTAGTAACAAATTTCTCCAACAGATAGAGAACTGACAAATGTTAAATACAATAAGAACATATGAATTGATGTGCAACAACAACTAGCAATATAATGGCAACAATAAAATACAAAGAGGGAACAAACAGGCAGTTTTGTCCATTTTGATTACAAAAACTAGCACAAGAAATTTCCAAAGAAATAGAGTTCACAACTAAACAGGAAAGCAAGATCAAAAGTTTGGCAAAAAAACTGTGGTTAATAGGGATATTTCTTTGTGCTGCTGTTGTTGTTATTAGATAAAGATTAATTGGAAACAAGATGTATATTACTAACATGACACCACATCACATAAATTCTTAACCCGCATTCCTAGTGTACTTACCTAATCTAAGAAAGAAAGCAAATATTGTGTAGGCAACTTCGGTGGCCCATGTAAAATTGATGAATAAAAGCACAGTGATGTGGGAGAATACACCACctaaataaaacatataaatgaGTAGGAAAAAGAACTTACAAGAAGATTTATGCTTTCCACTTTGCAAATAAGCAGCAAAGGGCTCAGTGTACGTCAGGCATTGGAGGACTGAATTGAGAAAACAAGTGTTGCCAAGATTTGCTAGTCCAGCACCCTGTAAGACACAATTTTCATAAGTTCACATAAcagaattgataaaaaaaaaaggttcatattcaaggcaaaataaataaatatcaaaaaattgtAAACGGACATAATAACTTAGAACAGAAGTACATTATCCTTAAACAATCACCACAAAATGCATAGGAAGATGATTTGaggaaaggaagaaaagaaatgcAAGTTTTGTCCAATAAACATTAGGAACAGAACAGAACAGAATCAGAAACAATAACCCATCATCAACAAATTGCAGCAATAGATGATCGGAAGCTACAGCTTCGTTCCTCCTTAAACGAGGTTTCAATCAAATTGCACGAGAACCCAACAAACTTACTATTCTCCGGAAGGTGATACTAAAGCTAAGCTCAGGATCCATTCTGTGCTCATAAAACTCCCTCTCCCCCGATCGCTTCCCAGGAGAAGGCGCCCCGGCCTGAAAGGCCCCTCCACGGCTAACCGCCGGCCTGTCGAGACCCAAGCTGGGGTTCAAGGTTTCGAGGCGGAAATCCCCATCAGAACTGGAGAAGGAAGAGTACGGCTTCCTCGCGGGGTGGAACTCGATCCTCCTATGGAACAGGCTCTCCACCCGAGACAACCCGGATGCGGGGGCCGCGGCACACTCCGGTTTATCCGCCACCGCCGATCCTTCCGCCATTGGACCGGAGGTGGGATCGAAGCGGCTAAGGTGTTAGCCCGGAGATCGGGGAGAAGGCGAGGGAGATAGAGAGTGGGAGGCAAGGCGTAACAAGGGTTTCGGCGCCGCTTCGCTACCGCTTGGTGTTTTTCTTGCCCCTCTGGCCTTGCTCGATGCGTTATAAAGATCCTACGCTCCGGAAAGGTGAAGCCGGTGGAAGAAGTATTACCGACCGTTGATTCCTGTGTTGCCCGTTGAGGTTTACATAGTCGGTTTGGGTCGGTTTTCAACTGTTTTCTGAAATTAAAATTGTTTTGTGTGTAATTGATAAAATTAAACTAACTCAAAACTATttcttatctcaataataataataataataatctaagGATTAATAGTCGGGTTGTTATATTAGAGCTAATTATGTCaataattaaaatgatttaaatgAGTTAATCCGTGTAACAATTAATTAATCACAATTAATCACCTCAGTAGTAAATAATTCATATCCCAAAATATTATTATCATGGATGATTCTAAAGAATCTTTTACGAGGATTTTTGAAGGATTTCTTTgatttccatatatatatatatatattctcatctttctcttaaataatttttctataaCCTCACAATAACTTGTGGTgggagttttagatatgcaagtaaaCTCCGAGGATTGTGAAATTCTTTTAGCTAATTGGTAAAATTCAAAGATCTGAAAGGCTATATGGTTGTATTTTGAAGAATGAACATGAAAACTACTTCTCTTTGATATGATCATGGAGGTGCCTTTTCCTGGTAGAATCCTGGATATTCATTCTACAGGAAAAATAGTTTCTCATAGACTGCATTCTAATTTTATTTGCTTATGTTAGATCTTCTCAGCTATTGACTCGAGACATTCTGATTGCTCttccctcccttttgtttagacaACAAAGTGGAGCTGACCATTTCATGTCTGCTTCGTGGATTGCTCACTTCTGTTCAATCAGCTTTGCGGTATAAAGGTTCGTCAACGACAGTCCTACCTATCTAAACCTTTCCTCGAAGACCGAACTGCACCATCCGAAATGGGACACGCCACATTTCTAACCAGAGTTTACTAAGTTTCATTTTACAGCTACAATTGTAGTACGAACGTTTAGTTATAATAGAAATGATGAATTATCTATCATATTGATAAGACTTGCAATCGTCACTACAAGACTGGATAACTTCATTATGcttttctttgttgttgttgcGATAATTAACCCAATTTCCCCTGAGAAACATCGACTTAATCAAATCTGCTGATAACTTGGAAACTCCGATTCTGTATTCTTCGATCCGACTCTTATTAGCAGGTCTGCAGGAAGCAGATCCTCCAAGAAGAACTAACTGGCAGTGATTTCTCTTGCCCCAGAAAAATCACTTCCGATCAGCTTTGAGCTTGCAGATGCTGAAACATTCTTCCGGAGATCGCACTTGCAAGCGCTTCTGCAAAACTTGGATCCTGAGTCAATGATGAGGCCATCTTCTCCGCCAAGATTCGTTGGAATTCGACACACTCAACTTCAGACCTGAATCCTCGTGGCCTGAGATCCAGGGCGACTGCAGAGTCCGAAGAACTGAGAGAGACGAAGCAAGGGAGCGACTCGTTCCCCGTGGTTGGCGGATCATGGTTGTGCTCACCTTCGTAAGTAGCTATCAACACTGAGCTGTCTTCCGCACTCCTCTGCACCTGCGGCAAGCAAGGATGACCAACAAGAGTCAGTTGCATCACTTTAATGATCAGTGGAAGTTGCCCGGTCTCATCTGTTCAAGTGTTTAGGAATGTTTTCTTCTGCTCATCGAGACTTGCACAACTTGTGATCAATCTGTTTCATTTCATTTACAATAACATTTCATAGTTGAAAGCAGTGGGGTTTCTATAATTTTGTATTGTACAAATTGTATAAAAACTATTAAATATGTTTGAAAAACATCATATTTCCTTATTATTTTACAGATATGTAATAAAATAGATATAAAACTGGAAAAAAGAAACAGCTGGAATGTTCATCAAATTTAATTGGTCATCAAAGAAAAGAATACGTTAAAATGAAGAAATATTGAGGTTTTGATTCTCTAATTCCTAACAtgtccagaagaagaagaagaagaagaagaagaaatgttaGATGTGTTGGTACCTTCTTCTTCACAGGACATGAAGGGGCAAAGGAGCATCTAAAGTAAGCTCTTGGAGATGGATTGTCCTTGGTAACCTTCTGCCCATACTTCCTCCATTGATAGCCGTCTCTCACCAcctaaaacacacacacacacacacacacgacatGAGGCAAGTTAATTCATGCTGCTGCAATTACGTTCCTGCAAACAACAGCGTGAAGAGCTACGCTACTCACCAGGCTCGAACTGGATGCATCGATCCTCACGGAAGTCGTGTAGATACTGGTCATGTTGGCACTCatcctcatcctcttcctcttcttcgccgGGGGTACTGAGTTTGTGAGGTCCATCAACTGATGGTGAAGAGCTGTGTGGTTGGAATACATGGCTTTGACCATCTCGTTTAGCCTCTTGTTCTCCTCGCTCAGTTCATTCAGCTTGGCTTCTAAGTCTCCGTTCTGCAGTCACGGTGATCTCACACGGTTTCAGATGATGTTGATCATGGTGGTGATTGATCATAAGCATGTAGTTACTTACCGAAGCTTGATCAGGAGACCTGCCGATGCTGAGGTCGAGGCTTAGAGTTGGATTGATCCATTCTGAATC
Above is a genomic segment from Musa acuminata AAA Group cultivar baxijiao chromosome BXJ3-4, Cavendish_Baxijiao_AAA, whole genome shotgun sequence containing:
- the LOC135635358 gene encoding WRKY transcription factor WRKY76-like codes for the protein MRQALRLFYKFIAPLFLTDSSPSLQDQCKLLYISSCFILLLVPLILAFEPLMDSEWINPTLSLDLSIGRSPDQASNGDLEAKLNELSEENKRLNEMVKAMYSNHTALHHQLMDLTNSVPPAKKRKRMRMSANMTSIYTTSVRIDASSSSLVVRDGYQWRKYGQKVTKDNPSPRAYFRCSFAPSCPVKKKVQRSAEDSSVLIATYEGEHNHDPPTTGNESLPCFVSLSSSDSAVALDLRPRGFRSEVECVEFQRILAEKMASSLTQDPSFAEALASAISGRMFQHLQAQS
- the LOC135634655 gene encoding ubiquitin carboxyl-terminal hydrolase 23-like isoform X1 produces the protein MAEGSAVADKPECAAAPASGLSRVESLFHRRIEFHPARKPYSSFSSSDGDFRLETLNPSLGLDRPAVSRGGAFQAGAPSPGKRSGEREFYEHRMDPELSFSITFRRIGAGLANLGNTCFLNSVLQCLTYTEPFAAYLQSGKHKSSCHTAGFCAMCALQNHVITALQSNGKILSPSHLVKNLRCISRNFRNSRQEDAHEYMVNLLESMHKCCLPSGVPSESPGAYEKSLVHKIFGGHLRSQVKCTQCSYSSSKFDPFVDLSLEIAKADSLWKALTHFTAVEQLDGGERQYQCQHCKEKVRALKQLTIHKAPYVLTIHLKRFSSYVPGQKIDKKVDFEPTLDLKPFLSDQHGGDVKYTLYGVLVHAGWSTHSGHYFCYVRTSSGMWHSLDDNQVGQVSEKTVLAQKAYMLFYVRDRTSLPKGSVNMVHKDNISANATERKLISESSLALNGAVKNCVRTCNTNVQSGSVKDTLSLHPLPQTILTLQKSKTPALNEVPEVQIDREAIGRETSTLQPDGDSLPEGLQQTTSTSVTLQVMRKDFMVEEAKATCRIDATFILGSHQSDGERGQISGSTNEEVKSVGVIAVLNNSSCTRPKSQKHENKLLKERHMAKDNDAEKGILQMHDMLCNAVNGIPEENRKIKLLNGFTRKEANGRAPVGNLTTHHNEWCSSSMLSHVENLHKQEKPRLVNLPKRLDTANSFVQEDTFKDNSRIDNLKQLKPKKIAKRPLRGICFGRNHIFFASLNLHKIKKVRKSKKQPSSYKILLKDIPDDINTNDLAASTSEATVREHCHEKHCRSGLVEDNNSKMVKSGNYCNGESLSSTNRGDKSKNTNKNVTLDNFGLPRICLSSAEKLLSSRATYTDDKGIHHDFMNLLMGELKETTVSRWDDVELPKLENGPESSRNTSIGYVLDEWDEEYDQGKRKKLRKSQQSFGGPNPFQETANAKAHQKLNSELGQTKRGNQPLRI
- the LOC135634655 gene encoding ubiquitin carboxyl-terminal hydrolase 23-like isoform X2 — translated: MAEGSAVADKPECAAAPASGLSRVESLFHRRIEFHPARKPYSSFSSSDGDFRLETLNPSLGLDRPAVSRGGAFQAGAPSPGKRSGEREFYEHRMDPELSFSITFRRIGAGLANLGNTCFLNSVLQCLTYTEPFAAYLQSGKHKSSCHTAGFCAMCALQNHVITALQSNGKILSPSHLVKNLRCISRNFRNSRQEDAHEYMVNLLESMHKCCLPSGVPSESPGAYEKSLVHKIFGGHLRSQVKCTQCSYSSSKFDPFVDLSLEIAKADSLWKALTHFTAVEQLDGGERQYQCQHCKEKVRALKQLTIHKAPYVLTIHLKRFSSYVPGQKIDKKVDFEPTLDLKPFLSDQHGGDVKYTLYGVLVHAGWSTHSGHYFCYVRTSSGMWHSLDDNQVGQVSEKTVLAQKAYMLFYVRDRTSLPKGSVNMVHKDNISANATERKLISESSLALNGAVKNCVRTCNTNVQSGSVKDTLSLHPLPQTILTLQKSKTPALNEVPEVQIDREAIGRETSTLQPDGDSLPEGLQQTTSTSVTLQVMRKDFMVEEAKATCRIDATFILGSHQSDGERGQISGSTNEEVKSVGVIAVLNNSSCTRPKSQKHENKLLKERHMAKDNDAEKGILQMHDMLCNAVNGIPEENRKIKLLNGFTRKEANGRAPVGNLTTHHNEWCSSSMLSHVENLHKQEKPRLVNLPKRLDTANSFVQEDTFKDNSRIDNLKQLKPKKIAKRPLRGICFGRNHIFFASLNLHKIKKVRKSKKQPSSYKILLKDIPDDINTNDLAASTSEATVREHCHEKHCRSGLVEDNNSKMVKSGNYCNGESLSSTNREKLLSSRATYTDDKGIHHDFMNLLMGELKETTVSRWDDVELPKLENGPESSRNTSIGYVLDEWDEEYDQGKRKKLRKSQQSFGGPNPFQETANAKAHQKLNSELGQTKRGNQPLRI